One part of the Trypanosoma brucei brucei TREU927 chromosome 4, complete sequence genome encodes these proteins:
- a CDS encoding ATP-dependent DEAD/H RNA helicase, putative encodes MKGVGTWESAMEVAEEQQQQQKKRGGGFQSFGLEKPLLDGILRLGYNVPTPIQRRAIPPMMQGNDIVAMARTGSGKTAAFLIPMLHLLKAHSKIVGVRGLILSPTRELSMQILRFGIQISKFLDLRFVALVGGNSLEQQFEMLASNPDIVVATPGRILHIMEEASLQLSMVKSIVLDEADRLFELGLQPQIVAIMQKIPESCQRSLFSATMPSVLAEFTNAGLHNPVVLRLDAEMKLSDKLKQSAFFVRNDEKIAALIVLLKKVIGIEASDKKSESAEKQALVFVESKFHVDYLEAIMEAYHISCSAVHGQMDQEGRRNAVRAFAKRETSVMIVTDVAARGLDLPLLDNVVNFSFAPTPKLFVHRVGRVARAGRSGAAYSILTFEDFPHYVDLMAFLNRPLQCRKEPGDLLFTADDGCYGRMPEDALQLELDFIRRLVQNDVELKGMTKVVENAHKKFARTKKKATHDGIQTARQSEYQFDSTPLHPIFVERLEKKEIAADEARVGLKRFKAKESLLEIVHGEKMMEIKKPVTVQSLWREQRQRGEDKEGSEKVDTGSDKKQGKHESENCVSMVARKNGAVKGSSTMGRKLSLAESLLLKAQERKKREREAVNGEENDDVDGITVFPARAAYHSNSSAGAIGGMECNSDKYRDREFFMEDVKRNTIEDVHYSVKDATFDIGADTAQEAQQRRQVYAWSKKKNRYVRMNVNDAKALLRGVKNEAGKAVNFKTKLKTYSKWTKKSNLRIQDAGEEEDLGPLRQARDAQRQNERGVGDEDDGFDETEEVDISNPNQGKKLRIGRKLRRLPKDGHVRTFEEMALMKRKAAKEKARLERKKQKGKRKR; translated from the coding sequence ATGAAAGGTGTAGGTACGTGGGAGTCTGCCATGGAGGTAGcggaagagcagcagcagcagcaaaaaaaacgtggTGGCGGCTTTCAGTCGTTCGGTCTTGAAAAACCTCTTCTCGATGGCATTTTGAGACTTGGCTACAACGTGCCAACACCCATTCAGCGCAGAGCCATACCGCCAATGATGCAGGGAAACGACATTGTTGCCATGGCCCGAACGGGATCGGGAAAAACGGCGGCCTTCCTCATTCCTATGCTTCATTTACTGAAGGCACACAGCAAAATTGTTGGAGTTCGCGGGCTCATCCTGTCTCCCACGCGTGAGTTAAGCATGCAAATCCTCCGCTTCGGTATTCAGATTAGCAAGTTCTTGGATCTCCGATTCGTAGCACTTGTTGGGGGTAACTCCTTGGAACAACAGTTTGAGATGTTGGCATCCAACCCAGATATCGTAGTGGCAACACCCGGACGTATATTACACATTATGGAGGAGGCTTCACTGCAACTTTCCATGGTGAAATCCATAGTGTTAGACGAGGCTGATCGCTTGTTTGAGCTTGGTCTGCAACCACAAATTGTTGCCATTATGCAGAAGATTCCGGAGTCTTGCCAGCGGTCACTTTTCTCTGCAACAATGCCTAGTGTTCTCGCAGAGTTTACCAATGCCGGTCTCCACAACCCTGTGGTCCTCCGCCTAGATGCGGAAATGAAACTGAGTGATAAACTCAAACAGAGTGCCTTTTTTGTGCGAAATGACGAAAAAATTGCGGCACTCATTGTGCTGTTGAAGAAAGTGATTGGCATTGAAGCCAGTGACAAAAAGAGCGAAAGTGCGGAGAAGCAGGCCCTTGTATTCGTGGAGTCTAAATTCCATGTAGACTACCTGGAGGCAATCATGGAGGCTTACCATATCTCTTGCAGCGCCGTACACGGACAGATGGATCAGGAGGGGCGCCGCAATGCCGTTCGTGCCTTTGCCAAGCGGGAGACGAGTGTTATGATCGTGACAGATGTCGCCGCCCGCGGTTTAGACCTCCCTCTGCTGGACAACGTAGTTAACTTCTCTTTCGCACCAACACCCAAGTTGTTTGTGCATCGAGTTGGTCGCGTAGCGCGCGCCGGTCGCTCCGGGGCGGCGTACTCTATCCTAACCTTTGAGGACTTCCCCCACTACGTAGACCTCATGGCATTTCTTAACCGACCATTGCAATGCCGGAAAGAACCTGGGGACCTTCTCTTTACTGCTGACGACGGCTGCTACGGTCGTATGCCGGAGGACGCGCTGCAGCTTGAGCTGGATTTCATTCGACGGCTCGTGCAGAACGATGTGGAACTTAAGGGCATGACAAAGGTAGTAGAAAACGCTCATAAGAAGTTTGCCcgcacaaagaagaaggctACACACGATGGCATTCAAACGGCGCGGCAGAGTGAATATCAGTTTGATAGTACGCCGCTTCATCCGATATTTGTGGAACggttggaaaaaaaggaaatcgCCGCTGACGAGGCGCGTGTTGGGCTGAAACGTTTCAAGGCGAAGGAGTCTCTGTTGGAGATCGTCCATGGAGAGAAAATGATGGAAATCAAGAAACCAGTTACCGTTCAATCTCTCTGGAGGGAGCAACGACAGAGGGGTGAGGATAAAGAGGGGAGTGAAAAAGTTGACACTGGAAGCGATAAAAAGCAGGGAAAGCACGAATCTGAAAACTGTGTTTCAATGGTGGCTCGCAAGAATGGGGCGGTGAAGGGCAGCTCGACTATGGGAAGAAAGCTTTCACTCGCCGAATCGCTTCTCTTGAAAGCACAGGAGCGGAAGAAGCGTGAAAGAGAGGCAGTCAACGGTGAGGAGAACGATGATGTCGATGGCATCACGGTTTTTCCAGCGCGTGCCGCGTACCATAGCAACTCGAGTGCTGGTGCAATCGGCGGTATGGAGTGCAACAGTGACAAGTACCGCGACCGCGAGTTCTTTATGGAAGACGTCAAGCGCAACACCATTGAAGATGTCCACTACTCGGTAAAGGATGCAACGTTTGACATTGGAGCTGACACAGCACAGGAGGCACAACAGCGACGGCAAGTTTACGCTTGgagcaagaagaagaaccGATACGTTCGCATGAATGTCAACGATGCCAAAGCGCTTCTTCGCGGAGTGAAGAATGAGGCTGGTAAGGCGGTAAACTTCAAGACAAAGCTGAAGACGTACTCTAAGTGGACCAAAAAGAGCAACCTTCGCATTCAGGACGCtggtgaggaggaagatCTCGGGCCACTGCGCCAAGCACGCGATGCGCAGCGGCAAAATGAACGGGGAGTAGGAGATGAGGATGATGGATTCGATGAGACGGAGGAAGTGGACATCAGTAACCCTAatcaaggaaagaaactgcGGATTGGACGGAAGCTGCGCCGGCTTCCAAAGGATGGTCATGTGCGTACTTTCGAGGAAATGGCTCTCATGAAGAGAAAGGCGGCAAAGGAGAAGGCACGGTTGGAGCGCAAAAAGCAGAAAGGTAAACGAAAAAGGTGA